From Eptesicus fuscus isolate TK198812 chromosome 13, DD_ASM_mEF_20220401, whole genome shotgun sequence, the proteins below share one genomic window:
- the SF1 gene encoding splicing factor 1 isoform X4: MEQKTVIPGMPTVIPPGLTREQERAYIVQLQIEDLTRKLRTGDLGIPPNPEDRSPSPEPIYNSEGKRLNTREFRTRKKLEEERHNLITEMVALNPDFKPPADYKPPATRVSDKVMIPQDEYPEINFVGLLIGPRGNTLKNIEKECNAKIMIRGKGSVKEGKVGRKDGQMLPGEDEPLHALVTANTMENVKKAVEQIRNILKQGIETPEDQNDLRKMQLRELARLNGTLREDDNRILRPWQSSETRSITNTTVCTKCGGAGHIASDCKFQRPGDPQSAQDKARMDKEYLSLMAELGEAPVPASVGSTSGPASTPLASAPRPAAPANNPPPPSLMSTTQSRPPWMNSGPSESRPYHGMHGGGPGGPGGGPHSFPHPLPSLTGGHGGHPMQHNPNGPPPPWMQPPPPPMNQGPHPPGHHGPPPMDQYLGSTPVGSGVYRLHQGKGMMPPPPMGMMPPPPPPPSGQPPPPPTGPLPPWQQQQQQPPPPPPPSSSMASSTPLPWQQNTTTTTTSAGTGSIPPWQQQQAAAAASPGAPQMQGNPTMVPLPPGVQPPLPPGAPPPPPPPPPGSAGMMYAPPPPPPPPMDPSNFVTMMGMGVAGMPPFGMPPAPPPPPPQN; this comes from the exons GTCCCCttcccctgagcccatctacaatAGCGAGGGGAAGCGGCTTAACACCCGTGAGTTCCGCACGCGCAAGAAACTGGAAGAGGAGCGACATAACCTCATCACAGAAATGGTTGCTCTCAACCCTGACTTCAAGCCACCTGCAGATTACAA ACCTCCAGCGACACGTGTGAGCGATAAAGTAATGATTCCACAAGATGAGTATCCAGAAATCAACTTTGTGGGGCTGCTCATTGGGCCCAG AGGGAACACGTTGAAGAACATAGAGAAGGAGTGTAATGCGAAGATAATGATCCGGGGGAAAGGGTCTGTGAAAGAAGGGAAAGTTGGGCGCAAAGATGGCCAGATGTTGCCAGGAGAAGATGAGCCACTTCATGCCCTGGTTACCGCCAACACCATGGAGAATGTGAAGAAAGCAGTAGAACAG ATAAGAAACATCTTGAAGCAAGGGATTGAGACCCCTGAGGACCAGAATGACCTACGGAAGATGCAGCTTCGGGAGTTGGCTCGCTTGAATGGGACCCTTCGGGAAGATGATAACAG GATCTTAAGACCCTGGCAGAGCTCAGAGACCCGTAGCATTACCAATACTACAGTGTGTACCAAGTGTGGAGGGGCTGGCCACATTGCTTCTGATTGCAAATTCCAAAG GCCTGGTGACCCACAGTCAGCTCAGGATAAAGCTCGGATGGATAAAGAGTATTTGTCCCTCATGGCTGAACTGGGAGAAGCTCCTGTGCCAGCATCTGTGGGCTCCACCTCGGGGCCTGCCAGCACACCTCTGGCCAGTGCACCTCGGCCTGCTGCTCCCGCCAACAACCCACCTCCACCG TCTCTCATGTCTACCACCCAGAGCCGCCCACCCTGGATGAATTCTGGCCCTTCAGAGAGTCGGCCCTACCACGGCATGCACGGAGGTGGTCCCGGTGGGCCTGGAGGCGGCCCCCACAGCTTCCCACATCCGTTACCCAGCCTCACAGGTGGGCATGGTGGGCATCCCATGCAGCACAACCCTAATGGACCCCCACCTCCTTGGatgcagccaccaccaccaccgatgAACCAGGGCCCCCACCCACCTGGGCACCATGGCCCTCCTCCAATGG ATCAGTACCTGGGAAGTACGCCTGTGGGCTCTGGGGTCTATCGCCTGCATCAAGGAAAAG GTATGATGCCGCCACCGCCTATGGGCATGatgccgccaccgccgccgccacccAGTGGGCAACCTCCTCCCCCGCCTACTGGTCCTCTTCCTCCatggcaacagcagcagcagcagcctccaccaccccccccgcccagcagcaGTATGGCTTCCAGTACCCCCTTGCCATGGCAGCAAA ATACGACGACTACCACCACGAGCGCTGGCACAGGGTCCATCCCGCCATGGCAACAGCAGCAGGCGGCTGCCGCAGCTTCTCCAGGAGCCCCTCAGATGCAAGGCAACCCCACTATGGTGCCCCTGCCCCCCGGGGTCCAGCCGCCTCTGCCGCccggggcccctccccctccgccgcCTCCGCCACCTGGTTCCGCCGGCATGATGTatgccccacctccccctcctccgcctcccatGGACCCTTCTAACTTTGTCACCATGATGGGCatgggggtggcaggcatgccGCCCTTCGGGATGCCTCCAGCTCCCCCGCCGCCTCCACCACAGAACTAG
- the PYGM gene encoding glycogen phosphorylase, muscle form — translation MSRPLTDQEKRKQISVRGLAGVENVTDLKKNFNRHLHFTLVKDRNVATPRDYYFALAHTVRDHLVGRWIRTQQHYYEKDPKRIYYLSLEFYMGRTLQNTMVNLALENACDEAVYQLGLDMEELEEIEEDAGLGNGGLGRLAACFLDSMATLGLAAYGYGIRYEFGIFNQKICGGWQMEEADDWLRYGNPWEKARPEFTLPVHFYGRVEHTSQGVKWVDTQVVLAMPYDTPVPGYRNNVVNTMRLWSAKAPNDFNLKDFNVGGYIQAVLDRNLAENISRVLYPNDNFFEGKELRLKQEYFVVAATLQDIIRRFKSSKFGCRDPVRTSFDAFPDKVAIQLNDTHPSLAIPELMRILVDLERLDWDKAWEVTVKTCAYTNHTVLPEALERWPVQLLETLLPRHLQIIYEINQRFLNRVAAAFPGDVDRLRRMSLVEEGAVKRINMAHLCITGSHAVNGVARIHSEILKKTIFKDFYELEPHKFQNKTNGITPRRWLVMCNPGLAEVIAERIGEDYISDLDQLRKLLSYVDDETFIRDVAKVKQENKLKFSAYLENEYKVRINPNSLFDVQVKRIHEYKRQLLNCLHIITLYNRIKKEPNKFVVPRTVMIGGKAAPGYHMAKMIIKLITSIGDVVNHDPVVGDRLRVIFLENYRVSLAEKVIPAADLSEQISTAGTEASGTGNMKFMLNGALTIGTMDGANVEMAEEAGEENFFIFGMREEDVEKLDQRGYNAQEYYDRIPELRQVIEQLSSGFFSPKQPDLFKDIVNMLMHHDRFKVFADYEDYIKCQDKVSALYKNPREWTRMVIRNIATSGKFSSDRTIAQYAREIWGVEPSRQPLPAPDDLV, via the exons ATGTCCCGGCCCCTGACAGACCAGGAGAAGAGGAAGCAAATCAGTGTGcgcggcctggccggcgtggagAACGTGACCGACCTGAAGAAGAACTTCAACCGGCACCTGCACTTCACGCTCGTCAAGGACCGCAATGTGGCCACCCCTCGCGACTACTACTTCGCGCTGGCCCACACTGTACGCGACCACCTCGTGGGCCGCTGGATCCGCACGCAGCAGCACTACTATGAGAAGGACCCCAAG AGGATCTACTACCTGTCTCTGGAGTTCTACATGGGCCGGACACTGCAAAACACCATGGTGAACCTGGCCTTGGAGAACGCCTGTGACGAGGCTGTTTACCAG CTGGGCCTGGAcatggaggagctggaggaaatCGAGGAAGACGCAGGGCTGGGCAACGGGGGCTTGGGCCGGCTGGCAG CCTGCTTTCTGGACTCTATGGCgaccctgggcctggctgcctATGGTTACGGGATCCGCTATGAGTTTGGGATTTTTAACCAGAAGATCTGCgggggctggcag ATGGAGGAGGCTGATGACTGGCTTCGCTACGGCAACCCCTGGGAGAAGGCCCGACCGGAGTTCACGCTCCCTGTGCACTTCTACGGCCGAGtggaacacaccagccagggggtCAAGTGGGTGGACACACAG GTGGTGCTGGCCATGCCTTACGACACGCCCGTGCCTGGCTACCGCAACAACGTCGTCAACACCATGCGCCTGTGGTCGGCCAAGGCCCCCAACGACTTCAACCTCAAGGACT TCAACGTTGGTGGCTACATCCAGGCTGTTCTGGACCGCAACCTGGCTGAGAACATCTCTCGTGTCCTGTACCCCAACGACAAT TTCTTTGAGGGGAAGGAGCTGCGGCTGAAGCAGGAGTACTTCGTAGTGGCTGCTACGCTCCAGGACATCATCCGCCGCTTCAAGTCCTCCAAGTTCGGCTGCCGGGACCCCGTGCGCACCAGCTTCGATGCTTTCCCGGATAAG GTGGCCATCCAGCTCAATGACACCCACCCCTCCCTCGCCATCCCCGAGCTGATGAGGATTCTGGTGGACCTGGAGCGGCTGGACTGGGACAAG GCGTGGGAAGTGACGGTGAAGACCTGCGCCTACACCAACCACACGGTCCTGCCCGAGGCCCTGGAGCGCTGGCCGGTGCAGCTCCTGGAGACGCTGCTGCCCCGGCACCTGCAGATCATCTATGAGATCAACCAGCGCTTCCTTAAC CGGGTGGCAGCCGCGTTCCCAGGGGATGTGGACCGGCTGCGGCGCATGTCCCTTGTGGAGGAGGGCGCGGTGAAGCGCATCAACATGGCCCACCTGTGCATCACCGGGTCTCACGCCGTCAATGGTGTGGCTCGCATCCACTCCGAGATCCTCAAGAAGACCAT CTTCAAGGACTTCTATGAGCTGGAGCCTCATAAGTTCCAGAACAAGACCAATGGTATCACCCCTCGGCGCTGGCTGGTCATGTGTAACCCTGGGCTGGCAGAGGTCATTGCTGAG CGCATCGGGGAGGACTACATCTCAGATCTGGACCAGCTGCGCAAACTGCTCTCCTATGTGGACGACGAAACCTTCATCCGGGATGTGGCCAAAGTGAAGCAG gAAAACAAGCTGAAGTTCTCTGCATATCTAGAGAACGAGTACAAAGTCCGGATCAACCCCAACTCACTCTTCGACGTCCAGGTGAAGCGGATCCATGAGTACAAACGCCAGCTCCTCAACTGCCTCCACATCATCACCCTTTACAACC GCATCAAGAAGGAACCCAATAAGTTTGTTGTGCCTCGAACGGTGATGATTGGAGGGAAG GCTGCCCCTGGGTACCACATGGCCAAGATGATCATCAAACTCATCACGTCCATTGGGGATGTGGTCAACCATGACCCGGTGGTGGGAGACCGACTCCGCGTGATCTTTCTGGAGAACTACAGAGTCTCGCTGGCCGAGAAAG TGATCCCGGCCGCTGACCTCTCTGAGCAGATCTCCACCGCGGGCACTGAGGCCTCCGGCACTGGCAACATGAAGTTCATGCTCAATGGGGCTCTGACCATCGGCACTATGGACGGGGCCAACGTGGAGATGGCAGAAGAGGCGGGAGAGGAGAACTTCTTTATCTTCGGCATGCGGGAGGAGGACGTGGAAAAGCTTGACCAGAGAGG GTACAACGCCCAGGAGTACTATGACCGAATTCCTGAGCTTCGCCAGGTCATCGAGCAGCTGAGCAGTGGCTTCTTCTCCCCCAAACAGCCCGACCTGTTCAAGGACATTGTCAACATGCTCATGCACCACGACCG GTTTAAAGTCTTTGCAGATTATGAAGACTATATTAAATGCCAGGACAAAGTCAGTGCCCTGTACAAG AACCCGAGAGAGTGGACGCGGATGGTGATCCGGAACATAGCCACCTCCGGAAAGTTCTCCAGCGACCGCACCATTGCCCAGTACGCCCGGGAGATCTGGGGCGTGGAGCCTTCCCGccagcccctgccagcccctgatgACCTGGTCTGA